TCGACCAGACGgccaccgttgtccgacgtgcgctccgctggatagtaccattttcccgGCACATCGGACtactgttcgagtcccatattcgcatttgcgtcgattccgacaatgaccacctgctggcttggtattttagacatcaacgcattgagttcatcatagaaagcgtccttactgttgtcctcagcggtttccgtaggtgcgtgagcacttacgatccagagtttacgtcctctgcgatcccgcagtcgtataAAGGCGCATATAGACGACGtcgagccaaattcctccaccagttTCTTGTaattcctcacagctatcgcgcagccacctactttgttctcatcagcatcgccggagtatatggtgtaattttcgatgctgatggctgcccgatctctcatgcgtgtttcctgcagtgcagcaaaatgCATACAGAGATATCgtagaagtctggatagagtgGCTTGTTGGAGTTTGCTCGATAGTATTCGGCAGTttagcgtgacgaaacgaatggttgttgccaaagattctcTGCTcctttcaggcagttgacctttcaggttatgggctttggctatgttctggacgacagcacttttttttacaatgtatGGGAATGTCCTAGGTATATTTcacaaaagagaataaattgtCGGGTATTTATCAGCCTCTTTGGGATGAGAATTAACTTCTAACCACTAGCCGAATGATTTACGGAATATAAGTTCACATGTAATTTTGTTGGGATGTTTCGAAATACACATGCACAcaactctttgttttttttatacctGGGAAGAAGCATGTTTGGGTATGGCGCAGTCGATTAGGAGTCCGCTGTACCCGCAgagtcgatggttcggaactgCTCTAGTACAAACCAAGCTCTTGATCCCTACGAGGCCGATAAATTagtgtttttgtgttgttttatttaaagtgtttttatccttccagacttgtctgggaggataaaaatactgatttgattatcggctggcccccgcaagtcattgtataagccaacaCGAGTTCCAAAACCTGAACGGTTacaaattgcagtaaaacgacAATCCGTTTAACTGCAATTGGCGCATCCGAAGTGCCAGTGACttcatccttcatcctttttaaataaatagtgaCAATAAGGTAGCGACGAAGACGAAAGACGATTGTGAATGCCAGGTTAGAACTTTGAACAGGAAGCAGCAAGAAGATCTTTACAGTGTCAAAATGGCGAGGTGGggtggaaattggaaaaagtgaaggaagtgACACGCTAGTCCTGCGCATTCAGGCAGGCAGGTATTAgacgaaatagaaaaaaagaggaatttctCATTGATCTACTTATCCATATCTTCCTTGCgaccgcgtatacaagtccgATTCCTACCA
This is a stretch of genomic DNA from Necator americanus strain Aroian chromosome II, whole genome shotgun sequence. It encodes these proteins:
- a CDS encoding hypothetical protein (NECATOR_CHRII.G7051.T1), which encodes MRDRAAISIENYTIYSGDADENKVGGCAIAVRNYKKLVEEFGSTSSICAFIRLRDRRGRKLWIVSAHAPTETAEDNSKDAFYDELNALMSKIPSQQVVIVGIDANANMGLEQ